In Acidimicrobiia bacterium, one DNA window encodes the following:
- a CDS encoding PIN domain-containing protein: MALVLDTGPVVAYLDSNDHRHLLAQAVFDASHEAFVIPAPNLVEIDYWLRKQASVAIVREFAQDVADGAYQIESLSSDDLLRAAELEAQYNDLRLGLVDASVIAICERLGETKVATFDRRHFSVVRPRHCDAFTLLPG; this comes from the coding sequence ATGGCGCTCGTCCTCGACACGGGACCTGTCGTCGCCTACCTCGACAGCAACGACCACCGACACCTCTTGGCGCAAGCCGTGTTCGATGCGAGCCACGAGGCGTTCGTGATCCCCGCGCCCAACCTCGTCGAGATCGATTACTGGCTCCGCAAGCAGGCTTCGGTCGCCATCGTTCGCGAGTTCGCACAGGACGTCGCGGACGGCGCTTACCAGATCGAGTCCCTCTCGTCGGACGACCTGCTCCGTGCCGCCGAGCTCGAGGCGCAGTACAACGACCTTCGCCTGGGCCTCGTCGACGCGTCGGTGATCGCGATCTGCGAACGGCTGGGCGAGACCAAGGTGGCCACGTTCGACCGCCGCCACTTCTCGGTGGTGCGCCCCCGCCACTGCGATGCGTTCACGCTCCTCCCCGGTTGA
- a CDS encoding nuclear transport factor 2 family protein, with product MTTEPSDASSEVAAANAAFYAALEACDVDAMADVWEHSERIVVTHPGWPMLRGWSDVAESWAAIFRNTNFIQFVITDEERTVAGATAWVTAEENILQATGASGESIAESANLSGSRAAVTNIFVHDGTRWLMVVHHASPMGG from the coding sequence CTGACCACGGAGCCGAGCGACGCGTCCTCGGAGGTCGCCGCGGCCAACGCCGCGTTCTACGCCGCGCTCGAAGCCTGTGACGTCGACGCGATGGCCGACGTGTGGGAGCACTCCGAACGGATCGTGGTGACGCACCCGGGGTGGCCCATGCTCCGTGGGTGGTCGGACGTGGCCGAGTCGTGGGCGGCGATCTTCCGCAACACCAACTTCATCCAGTTCGTCATCACCGACGAGGAGCGCACGGTGGCCGGCGCGACCGCGTGGGTCACCGCCGAAGAGAACATCCTCCAGGCCACGGGAGCGAGCGGCGAGTCCATTGCAGAAAGCGCGAACCTCTCGGGCTCGCGTGCGGCGGTCACCAACATCTTCGTGCACGACGGCACGCGCTGGCTCATGGTCGTGCACCACGCGTCGCCCATGGGCGGGTAG
- a CDS encoding LLM class F420-dependent oxidoreductase, producing the protein MRIDGLVGGSFDEVGARAAALEAAGYDGAFTAETAHDPFLELVVAAQHTERIELGTAIAVAFARTPMTLGVTANDLQRASKGRLVLGLGSQIKPHIERRFSMPWSHPAPRMREFVLAMRAIWASWNDGTKLDFRGDFYQHTLMTPFFNPGPNPYGTPKVWLAAVGPHMTQVAGEVADGMILHGFTTERYVREVTLPALERGFGRAGRTREGFEVGGPIFVVTGENEEAFAAARQATQQQIAFYGSTPAYRGVLELHGWGEIGDELNTMSKRGEWVEMGELITDDILEAFAVVAEPDDVAPMLRARYGPLVDRISFYTPYALESEQSRAMIAAMKD; encoded by the coding sequence ATGCGAATCGATGGGCTGGTCGGTGGGTCGTTCGACGAGGTCGGCGCGAGAGCTGCCGCGCTCGAGGCGGCCGGGTACGACGGCGCGTTCACGGCGGAGACCGCCCACGACCCGTTCCTCGAACTCGTGGTCGCGGCGCAGCACACCGAGCGGATCGAGCTCGGCACCGCGATCGCCGTCGCGTTCGCGCGCACGCCGATGACGCTCGGCGTCACCGCCAACGACCTCCAACGCGCGTCGAAGGGCCGGCTCGTCCTCGGCCTCGGAAGCCAGATCAAGCCGCACATCGAACGGCGGTTCTCGATGCCGTGGTCGCACCCCGCACCGCGCATGCGCGAGTTCGTGCTGGCGATGCGCGCCATCTGGGCGTCGTGGAACGACGGCACCAAACTCGACTTCCGCGGCGACTTCTACCAGCACACGCTGATGACGCCGTTCTTCAATCCAGGGCCGAACCCGTACGGCACCCCGAAGGTGTGGCTCGCGGCGGTTGGTCCGCACATGACTCAGGTGGCGGGAGAAGTCGCCGATGGCATGATCCTGCACGGCTTCACCACGGAGCGGTACGTGCGAGAGGTCACGCTCCCCGCGCTCGAACGGGGTTTCGGGCGTGCCGGGCGCACGCGCGAGGGCTTCGAGGTGGGTGGGCCGATCTTCGTCGTGACCGGCGAGAACGAAGAGGCGTTCGCCGCGGCCCGGCAGGCGACGCAGCAACAGATCGCGTTCTACGGCTCCACGCCCGCGTACCGCGGGGTGCTCGAGCTCCACGGATGGGGCGAGATCGGCGACGAGCTCAACACGATGTCGAAGCGCGGGGAGTGGGTCGAGATGGGTGAGCTGATCACCGACGACATCCTCGAGGCGTTCGCTGTGGTCGCCGAGCCCGACGACGTCGCGCCGATGCTCCGCGCGCGCTACGGCCCGCTCGTCGACCGGATCAGCTTCTACACGCCGTACGCCTTGGAGTCCGAGCAGTCGCGGGCGATGATCGCGGCGATGAAGGACTGA
- a CDS encoding PD-(D/E)XK nuclease family protein, which produces MSFAPPWSLSPSACSSFKECPLAFRFSYIERLPEPPSPWTTKGTLVHRALELLLDRPSEERTLDAALADLERARVELAPHPDFTGLVLGDDEWAAFHANSESLVRHYFELEDPRTVRPIGLELKLEANLGKVRLRGVIDRLELDEVGELVVTDYKTGSVPSELWEAKSLSGVHMYALLCERTFGKRPARVQLFYLSKPEAIIATPSDQSITGVERKTVAMWSAIATACERDDFRPHPGRLCDFCTFRPYCPAHGGDPLDAAELRGPGTVISPTLPLVSA; this is translated from the coding sequence ATGAGCTTCGCACCCCCCTGGTCACTGTCGCCGAGCGCCTGCTCGTCGTTCAAAGAGTGCCCGCTCGCGTTCCGCTTCTCCTACATCGAGCGCCTCCCGGAGCCGCCGTCGCCGTGGACCACCAAGGGCACGCTCGTGCACCGGGCCCTCGAGCTCCTCCTCGATCGCCCCTCCGAGGAGCGCACTCTCGATGCCGCACTCGCCGACCTCGAGCGGGCTCGTGTCGAGCTCGCCCCGCACCCCGACTTCACCGGCCTCGTGCTCGGCGACGATGAGTGGGCGGCGTTCCACGCAAACTCCGAGTCGCTGGTCCGCCACTACTTCGAGCTCGAAGACCCGCGCACGGTGCGGCCGATCGGTTTGGAGCTGAAGCTCGAGGCAAACCTCGGCAAGGTCCGGCTGCGCGGTGTGATCGACCGTCTGGAGCTCGACGAAGTGGGCGAGCTCGTCGTCACCGACTACAAGACCGGCTCGGTGCCGAGCGAGCTGTGGGAGGCCAAGAGCCTGAGCGGCGTGCACATGTACGCGCTGCTCTGCGAGCGCACGTTCGGCAAGCGCCCCGCGCGCGTGCAGCTGTTCTACCTCTCCAAGCCCGAGGCGATCATCGCCACGCCGAGCGACCAGTCGATCACCGGCGTCGAGCGCAAGACCGTTGCGATGTGGTCGGCGATCGCGACCGCATGCGAGCGCGACGACTTCCGCCCCCACCCGGGTCGCCTCTGCGACTTCTGCACGTTCCGCCCGTACTGCCCCGCACACGGCGGTGACCCGCTCGACGCCGCCGAACTCCGAGGTCCGGGCACGGTGATCTCGCCCACGCTCCCACTCGTCAGCGCCTGA
- a CDS encoding UvrD-helicase domain-containing protein codes for MTDELAVEQAVVGTAYDALAAMQARTQHVFDQIMSTGGFQDLDHEVAMRRRIALLGDSPRPLLFGRINQEDGNQWYIGRRHVEDERSDPVVVEWRTPVAEPFYQARPGDARGLLRRRHLMVEARQVLSIADDVFGEGAAELGGVRLRGGDALLAELERARTGVMLDIVATIQVEQDEVIRAPLPGVLTVQGGPGTGKTAIGLHRAAYLLYNHPELARAEVMVLGPSRAFLGYIAQVLPSLGEEAVLQVTLADLVPDVRVRAADSVAAQLVKGDARMAAVIANAVLGRRRRLEQGFVVRFGLQRAAIEPEEVNALVDEQVARGMPYKVGRAALRTRLVNFAYRRMGLLESDPHDITRAIRADPAVRGALDAVWPAVSPSALIRDLLSDVDQLAICADGTLDSEEQRAIRRVRNAPWTAADLALVDEARELLEGHTSTYGHVIVDEAQDLSPMQLRMIGRRSPAGSVTVLGDLAQATAAWTHASWADVTAHLPTPEGSRSRDLTLGYRVPGLVLDFAARLLPEAAPMVLPTESVRVGRRAPRVLAVGRDHLFETAVDEAVALEREGFLVGCIVAAEHEAGAAQAFTAGGVEFGTPERDGILKRITVLPAATVKGLEFDAIVVVEPAAIAGDTARGLRLLYVALTRPIQHLTVVHAEPLPAALEAVRR; via the coding sequence ATGACCGACGAGCTTGCGGTGGAGCAGGCCGTCGTCGGCACCGCGTACGACGCGCTCGCGGCGATGCAGGCCCGCACCCAGCACGTGTTCGACCAGATCATGTCGACCGGTGGCTTCCAGGACCTCGACCACGAGGTTGCGATGCGCCGCCGGATCGCACTGCTCGGCGACTCGCCCCGCCCACTGCTGTTCGGGCGAATCAACCAGGAAGACGGCAACCAGTGGTACATCGGGCGCCGGCACGTGGAGGACGAGCGCTCTGATCCCGTGGTGGTCGAGTGGCGCACGCCTGTCGCCGAGCCCTTCTACCAAGCGCGGCCGGGTGACGCGCGGGGCCTCCTGCGGCGGCGCCATCTCATGGTCGAAGCGCGGCAGGTGCTGTCGATCGCCGACGACGTGTTCGGAGAGGGCGCGGCCGAACTGGGTGGGGTCCGCCTCCGCGGTGGCGACGCGTTGCTCGCCGAGCTCGAACGCGCGCGCACCGGTGTGATGCTCGACATCGTCGCGACGATCCAGGTGGAGCAGGACGAGGTGATCCGCGCACCACTTCCCGGTGTGCTGACGGTGCAGGGGGGTCCGGGCACCGGCAAGACGGCCATCGGTCTTCACCGCGCCGCCTATCTCCTCTACAACCATCCCGAGCTGGCGCGTGCGGAGGTGATGGTGCTCGGTCCGAGCCGTGCCTTCTTGGGGTACATCGCGCAGGTGCTGCCGTCGCTCGGCGAGGAAGCGGTCCTCCAGGTGACGCTCGCTGATCTCGTACCCGACGTTCGGGTCCGCGCTGCCGACTCGGTGGCGGCGCAGCTCGTGAAGGGCGACGCACGCATGGCGGCTGTGATCGCGAACGCAGTTTTGGGCCGGCGCCGTCGCCTCGAGCAGGGATTCGTTGTGCGGTTCGGGCTCCAACGCGCGGCAATCGAACCAGAGGAGGTGAACGCGCTCGTCGACGAGCAAGTCGCGCGCGGTATGCCGTACAAGGTGGGACGGGCCGCGCTCCGCACTCGGCTCGTGAACTTCGCGTACCGCCGGATGGGACTCCTCGAGTCGGACCCGCACGACATCACGCGCGCGATCCGGGCCGATCCCGCGGTGCGGGGCGCGCTCGACGCGGTGTGGCCCGCGGTCTCGCCGTCCGCGCTGATCCGCGATCTGCTGTCGGACGTCGACCAGCTCGCGATCTGCGCCGACGGGACGCTTGACTCCGAAGAACAGCGCGCGATCCGGCGCGTCCGCAATGCACCGTGGACCGCGGCCGATCTCGCGCTCGTCGACGAGGCCCGCGAGCTCCTCGAGGGTCACACGTCCACCTACGGCCACGTCATCGTCGACGAGGCGCAGGATCTCTCGCCGATGCAGCTGCGGATGATCGGTCGGCGCTCACCCGCGGGATCGGTGACCGTCTTGGGCGATCTCGCACAGGCGACGGCCGCGTGGACCCATGCCTCATGGGCCGACGTGACGGCCCACCTCCCGACTCCAGAAGGTTCGCGCAGCCGTGACCTCACGCTCGGCTACCGCGTACCCGGCCTCGTGCTCGACTTCGCGGCGCGACTGCTCCCCGAGGCGGCGCCGATGGTGCTGCCGACGGAGTCGGTGCGTGTGGGCCGACGCGCGCCCCGCGTGCTCGCCGTTGGCCGCGACCACCTCTTCGAGACGGCCGTCGACGAAGCGGTCGCGCTCGAGCGCGAAGGGTTCCTCGTGGGTTGCATCGTCGCCGCCGAGCACGAAGCCGGTGCTGCGCAGGCATTCACCGCAGGCGGCGTGGAGTTCGGCACGCCCGAGCGCGACGGCATCCTGAAACGGATCACCGTGCTCCCGGCAGCGACGGTCAAGGGCCTCGAGTTCGACGCGATCGTGGTGGTGGAACCCGCCGCGATCGCGGGCGATACCGCGCGCGGGCTGCGCCTGCTCTACGTGGCGCTCACGCGACCGATCCAACACCTCACCGTGGTGCACGCCGAGCCGTTGCCAGCCGCGCTCGAGGCAGTCAGGCGCTGA
- a CDS encoding PIG-L family deacetylase, producing the protein MAELTLMAVHAHPDDESNSTGGSLARYSAEGVRTVLVTCTNGEFGDAPGKIKPDQEGHDPDDVARIRLGELKVATEALGVSHTEVLGYRDSGMRDWTQNEDPRAFHHQPDDVVAARLIELFEQFRPQVVVTYFANSGYNHPDHLKAHDVTIAALDACDIPDKLYLIARPRSWRERMREIAEEYGIEMPQLPQAPPPTPTEPGQPEQPPRPFGVDESLITTFIDGSAYAAQKRAALAAHASQLDGSFFLRFPEEAFAKAFGSESFIRERDTTGAPVPEDDFFAGLR; encoded by the coding sequence ATGGCAGAGCTCACGCTGATGGCGGTGCACGCGCACCCCGACGACGAGTCGAACAGTACCGGCGGCTCCCTTGCCCGCTATTCGGCGGAGGGCGTGCGCACCGTGCTCGTCACGTGCACCAACGGCGAGTTCGGAGACGCGCCGGGAAAGATCAAGCCCGACCAGGAGGGCCACGATCCCGACGACGTCGCCCGCATCCGACTCGGCGAGCTGAAGGTGGCAACCGAGGCGCTCGGCGTGTCGCATACAGAGGTTCTCGGCTATCGCGACTCGGGCATGAGGGACTGGACGCAGAACGAGGACCCACGCGCGTTCCACCATCAGCCTGACGACGTCGTCGCCGCACGCCTGATCGAGCTCTTCGAGCAGTTCCGCCCGCAAGTGGTGGTCACGTACTTCGCCAACTCGGGCTACAACCACCCCGACCACCTCAAGGCGCACGACGTCACGATCGCCGCGCTCGACGCGTGCGACATCCCCGACAAGCTGTACCTGATCGCGCGGCCACGGTCGTGGCGTGAGCGCATGCGCGAGATCGCCGAGGAGTACGGCATCGAGATGCCGCAACTTCCGCAAGCCCCACCGCCCACACCCACAGAACCGGGTCAGCCCGAGCAACCGCCGCGGCCGTTCGGCGTCGACGAGTCGCTCATCACCACATTCATCGACGGCAGCGCGTACGCCGCGCAGAAGCGCGCGGCGCTGGCGGCACACGCGAGCCAGCTCGACGGTTCGTTCTTCCTGCGGTTCCCCGAGGAAGCGTTCGCGAAGGCGTTCGGTTCCGAGTCGTTCATCCGCGAACGCGACACAACGGGCGCGCCCGTCCCCGAAGACGACTTCTTCGCCGGGCTCCGGTAA
- a CDS encoding phosphatase PAP2 family protein codes for MPLLRNGRTAGAVTRVQALDDAVDSWFDRVRSPMLDPLFYGLSSAADHGLLWLSIGSLRAARRGAPEIALKLGASMGVESALTNGPIKMCFRRVRPEHDIQPHEPLPYGMHRPISSSFPSGHAASAFTAAMLLHNSPLAPAFFVLAGLVATSRVYVKMHHASDVLVGAALGVAMGAVARRVLPL; via the coding sequence ATGCCGCTGCTGCGCAACGGTCGTACCGCCGGGGCCGTCACACGCGTGCAGGCGCTCGACGACGCGGTCGACTCCTGGTTCGACCGGGTCCGGAGCCCGATGCTCGACCCACTCTTCTACGGTCTCTCGTCGGCCGCCGACCACGGGCTCCTCTGGCTCTCGATCGGCAGCCTGCGCGCAGCGCGGCGCGGCGCCCCGGAGATCGCCCTGAAGCTCGGAGCGTCGATGGGTGTCGAGTCGGCACTCACCAACGGCCCGATCAAGATGTGCTTCCGGCGCGTCAGGCCCGAGCACGACATCCAGCCCCACGAGCCACTCCCCTACGGGATGCACCGGCCGATCTCGAGCTCCTTCCCATCGGGCCATGCGGCGTCGGCGTTCACCGCCGCGATGCTGTTGCACAACTCGCCGCTCGCTCCCGCGTTCTTCGTGCTCGCCGGCCTCGTCGCCACGAGCCGCGTGTACGTGAAGATGCACCACGCTTCCGATGTGCTGGTGGGTGCCGCGCTCGGCGTGGCGATGGGCGCGGTGGCGCGTCGCGTCCTGCCGCTCTGA
- a CDS encoding DsbA family protein has translation MARSVAVTFDYRCPFAYNGSLAVINAIRDGNQIDFRFVPFSLDQVHVPEEEPPMWEREPEEWGTGMRSLLYGIAVRDAFSDDFFDAHLALFAARHEHGKQLADEDVLKEAVASVGLDADAVAEEAWSGRPLKTLQAEHTECVDKYGVFGVPTYLENGQAAFVRFMDRGNVEDLERMLEFLTWSSLNEFKRPRVPR, from the coding sequence GTGGCCCGCTCCGTCGCCGTCACGTTCGACTACCGCTGTCCCTTCGCCTACAACGGCAGCCTCGCGGTGATCAATGCGATCCGCGACGGCAACCAGATCGACTTCCGCTTCGTGCCGTTCTCGCTCGATCAGGTGCACGTCCCCGAGGAGGAGCCCCCGATGTGGGAGCGGGAGCCCGAGGAGTGGGGCACCGGGATGCGCTCGTTGCTCTACGGGATCGCCGTGCGCGACGCGTTCTCGGACGATTTCTTCGACGCGCACCTCGCGCTCTTCGCCGCGCGCCACGAGCACGGCAAGCAACTCGCCGACGAAGACGTGCTGAAGGAAGCGGTCGCTTCGGTCGGGCTGGATGCCGACGCGGTGGCGGAGGAAGCGTGGAGCGGTCGACCGCTCAAGACGCTCCAGGCGGAGCACACCGAGTGCGTCGACAAGTACGGCGTGTTCGGGGTGCCGACCTACCTCGAAAACGGCCAGGCCGCGTTCGTGCGCTTCATGGATCGCGGCAACGTGGAAGACCTCGAGCGCATGCTCGAGTTCCTCACGTGGAGCTCCCTCAACGAGTTCAAACGCCCGAGGGTTCCGCGCTAA
- a CDS encoding NAD(P)H-quinone oxidoreductase, protein MRALVVADQQLVVETRPDPEPQAGEVLVRVHGAGLNRADLAQRAGFYPAPPGVPADIPGLEFSGEVAALGSGVDALTLGDPVFGLVGGGGQAELLTVPAAHCVRVPDALDLVAAGGIPEVFVTAHDAMVTQATLEPGEVVLVHAAGSGVGTAAIQLAHAMSCTVVGTSRTPEKLEQCRALGLDHAIVAPRDLDPVALADAITAAAGPIDVTIDLVGGNYLVTDVRAAARLGRIVMVASQAGGRAELEISLLMGKRLRVHGTVLRARDIAEKTAATEAFARDVVPLLADGRVAPVVARTFPLEGAPEAYDLLAADAVFGKIVLDLTER, encoded by the coding sequence GTGCGCGCGCTCGTCGTTGCGGATCAGCAGCTCGTGGTCGAGACGCGTCCGGATCCGGAGCCACAGGCCGGCGAAGTGCTGGTGCGCGTGCACGGCGCAGGCCTGAACCGTGCCGATCTCGCGCAGCGCGCCGGCTTCTACCCCGCACCGCCGGGCGTGCCCGCCGACATCCCCGGGCTCGAGTTCTCAGGGGAGGTTGCCGCGCTCGGCTCCGGCGTCGACGCGCTCACCCTCGGCGACCCGGTGTTCGGCCTCGTGGGTGGAGGCGGGCAGGCCGAGCTGCTCACGGTGCCGGCCGCGCACTGCGTCCGTGTGCCCGACGCACTCGACCTCGTCGCCGCGGGCGGGATCCCCGAAGTGTTCGTCACGGCACACGACGCGATGGTCACGCAAGCGACCCTCGAACCGGGCGAAGTGGTGCTCGTCCACGCCGCCGGCTCCGGTGTAGGTACCGCCGCGATCCAGCTCGCCCACGCGATGAGCTGCACTGTCGTCGGCACCTCACGCACGCCCGAGAAGCTCGAGCAGTGCCGCGCGCTCGGGCTCGACCACGCGATCGTGGCGCCTCGCGACCTCGACCCGGTCGCGCTCGCCGACGCGATCACGGCCGCGGCCGGACCGATCGACGTCACCATCGACCTCGTCGGCGGCAACTACCTCGTCACCGACGTGCGCGCTGCCGCCCGGCTCGGGCGCATCGTGATGGTCGCATCGCAGGCCGGAGGTCGCGCCGAGCTCGAGATCAGCCTGCTGATGGGCAAGCGCCTCAGAGTGCACGGCACCGTGCTCCGCGCGCGCGATATCGCCGAGAAGACAGCGGCTACCGAGGCTTTCGCGCGCGACGTCGTGCCGTTGCTCGCCGACGGTCGGGTGGCACCGGTCGTCGCCCGTACCTTCCCGCTCGAAGGTGCTCCGGAGGCCTACGACCTGCTTGCGGCCGACGCGGTGTTCGGCAAGATCGTGCTCGACCTCACGGAGCGCTGA
- a CDS encoding polysaccharide deacetylase family protein, which produces MGTLAERLGYAPDAKLLIVTCVDLGFTHSANVAIYEAVRDGVATSASLMVPCPWARDAAALYRGEDVGVQLTLNAEHEAYRWGPITHSPSLLDGDGGFPRTIEDAWDHADLDEVRRECRAQIERAIVWGFDVSHVDSHLGTLEQRPDFFDVYLELAVEFGLPMRLGDSEGERIAGFPFRRLAAEEGAVFPDRVLVCPPGAQRRVERLLFELEPGVTEICLHPAVDSDELRAACADWAGRVEDHAYLCRDPSLRDLVARADATLIAWRELHELQRAG; this is translated from the coding sequence ATGGGAACGCTCGCCGAGCGACTCGGGTACGCGCCCGACGCCAAACTGCTGATCGTCACCTGCGTCGATCTCGGCTTTACGCATTCGGCGAACGTCGCGATCTACGAAGCCGTGCGTGACGGCGTCGCAACGAGCGCGTCCCTGATGGTCCCCTGCCCGTGGGCGCGTGACGCCGCGGCGCTCTATCGAGGTGAAGACGTCGGCGTGCAGCTCACGCTGAACGCCGAGCACGAGGCCTACCGGTGGGGACCGATCACGCATTCACCCAGCTTGCTCGACGGCGACGGCGGTTTTCCTCGCACGATCGAGGACGCGTGGGACCACGCCGACCTCGACGAGGTCCGGCGGGAGTGTCGTGCGCAGATCGAGCGCGCCATCGTGTGGGGCTTCGACGTGAGCCATGTCGACAGCCACCTCGGCACGCTCGAGCAACGGCCCGATTTCTTCGACGTCTACCTCGAGCTTGCGGTCGAGTTCGGTCTTCCGATGCGGCTCGGCGACAGTGAGGGTGAGCGTATCGCCGGGTTCCCGTTTCGGCGTCTCGCCGCCGAAGAGGGCGCAGTGTTCCCCGACCGGGTCCTCGTGTGCCCGCCTGGTGCACAACGGCGCGTCGAGCGACTGCTGTTCGAGCTCGAGCCCGGAGTCACCGAGATCTGTCTCCATCCCGCGGTCGACAGCGATGAGCTGCGCGCTGCGTGCGCCGACTGGGCCGGAAGGGTCGAGGACCACGCGTACCTGTGCCGCGATCCGTCGCTCCGCGACCTCGTCGCTCGCGCTGACGCAACCCTGATCGCTTGGCGCGAGCTCCACGAACTCCAGCGCGCCGGCTGA
- a CDS encoding SCP2 sterol-binding domain-containing protein, translated as MAQFLSAEWLDAVRAAVPSVGGASVECAVTGSPNGEVKLYAKGAEVGLGGLSDADVSLTVPYADAMAIARGELEPSVAFMQGRMKTAGDPGKLLDLLVSTATSAFREGLERVASSTEF; from the coding sequence GTGGCCCAGTTCCTGAGTGCCGAGTGGCTCGACGCGGTGCGCGCCGCGGTGCCATCGGTCGGCGGAGCAAGCGTCGAGTGCGCGGTGACGGGGAGCCCCAATGGAGAAGTGAAGCTGTACGCGAAGGGTGCCGAGGTCGGCCTCGGCGGCCTCAGTGACGCCGACGTCTCGTTGACGGTCCCGTATGCGGATGCAATGGCAATCGCACGAGGAGAACTCGAGCCGAGCGTGGCGTTCATGCAAGGACGCATGAAGACGGCAGGTGATCCTGGGAAACTGCTCGACCTGCTCGTCTCCACTGCCACGTCTGCCTTCCGAGAAGGACTCGAGCGCGTCGCGAGCTCTACCGAGTTCTAG